A genomic window from Microbacterium sp. ET2 includes:
- a CDS encoding MFS transporter: protein MPFLGDFVAPRRLGRDFRWLLASSWTSNLGDGIALAAAPLLIASLTSSPILVAAGAMMQFLPWLLFGLLAGAVADHHDRRRLVMLANALRALVILALVVFLLTGQATVWLVLVTSFLYGTAEVFADTAGSTLLPMLVRPADLGVGNARMQAGFLVGNQLAGPPLGAFLFAAGSFVPFLLQVFCVSLAILLISRIARTPARDDGEPERESKLLAIREGLGWLRHNAPVRTLVVIILVFNVTWAAPWGVLVLYATEYLGMGPVGYGALTTASALGGIIAVFSFGFLERKVPFATLMRVVLTCEVLMHLAFALTTVPAVAFVIMFVFGLYAFVWGTISTTVRQRLVPMPLQGRIASVNMVGVFGGLVIGQFLGGVIAQIWGPTGPWWFAFAGSAITLALVWRSISHIAAAPPALDAGPEAAAV from the coding sequence ATGCCCTTCCTCGGCGACTTCGTCGCTCCGCGTCGCCTCGGCCGCGACTTCCGGTGGCTGCTGGCGTCGTCGTGGACGAGCAATCTCGGCGACGGCATCGCCCTGGCCGCCGCTCCCCTGCTCATCGCGTCGCTGACGTCATCTCCCATCCTCGTCGCCGCGGGCGCCATGATGCAGTTCCTGCCGTGGCTGCTGTTCGGGCTGCTCGCGGGGGCTGTCGCCGACCACCACGACCGGCGCCGGCTGGTCATGCTCGCCAATGCCCTCCGCGCCCTGGTGATCCTCGCGCTCGTGGTGTTCCTCCTCACCGGGCAGGCGACCGTCTGGCTGGTGCTGGTGACGTCCTTCCTCTACGGCACCGCTGAGGTGTTCGCCGACACCGCCGGCAGCACGCTGCTGCCGATGCTCGTCCGTCCGGCGGATCTCGGCGTCGGGAACGCCCGGATGCAGGCGGGCTTCCTCGTGGGCAACCAGCTGGCGGGGCCGCCGCTGGGTGCTTTCCTCTTCGCCGCCGGTTCCTTCGTGCCGTTCCTGCTGCAGGTCTTCTGCGTCAGTCTGGCGATCCTCCTCATCTCGCGCATTGCGCGAACCCCCGCGCGCGACGACGGAGAGCCCGAGCGCGAATCGAAGCTCCTCGCCATCCGGGAGGGTCTCGGCTGGCTCAGGCACAACGCGCCGGTGCGGACGCTCGTCGTCATCATCCTCGTCTTCAACGTCACCTGGGCGGCGCCCTGGGGGGTGCTGGTGCTGTACGCCACCGAGTACCTGGGCATGGGGCCCGTGGGGTACGGCGCGCTGACGACCGCCTCGGCCCTCGGCGGGATCATCGCGGTCTTCAGCTTCGGCTTCCTGGAGAGGAAGGTCCCCTTCGCCACCCTCATGCGCGTCGTCCTCACCTGCGAGGTTCTGATGCACCTCGCCTTCGCGCTGACCACCGTCCCGGCTGTCGCATTCGTGATCATGTTCGTCTTCGGCCTCTACGCCTTCGTATGGGGCACGATCTCCACGACGGTCCGTCAGCGTCTGGTTCCGATGCCGCTGCAGGGCAGGATCGCCTCGGTGAACATGGTGGGGGTGTTCGGCGGGCTCGTGATCGGCCAGTTCCTCGGCGGGGTGATCGCCCAGATCTGGGGTCCGACCGGGCCCTGGTGGTTCGCCTTCGCGGGTTCGGCCATCACGCTCGCGCTGGTGTGGCGCTCGATCTCCCACATCGCCGCCGCCCCGCCGGCGCTGGATGCCGGCCCCGAGGCCGCCGCGGTCTGA
- a CDS encoding NUDIX hydrolase, with translation MSELWDLIDETGRPLGRTHRRDDPDLPVGSFHLVVSVCVVRRDGRVLTTRRAAVKDWPLSWEFPAGSALTGETSRQAAVRELSEETGVVVDPASLGLVGRVREEQALFDLYVARVDDPEVIPDPAEVSEAEWVVPATVFARTGAGEMAGPWVRRLRELGDALRARLAT, from the coding sequence ATGAGCGAGCTGTGGGACCTGATCGATGAGACCGGGCGGCCGCTCGGGCGGACGCATCGCCGCGATGATCCCGATCTCCCCGTCGGATCGTTCCACCTCGTCGTGTCGGTGTGCGTCGTCCGGCGAGACGGCCGGGTGCTGACCACTCGCCGCGCGGCGGTCAAGGACTGGCCGCTCTCGTGGGAGTTCCCTGCGGGAAGCGCACTGACCGGCGAGACCAGTCGCCAGGCGGCGGTGCGCGAGCTGTCGGAGGAGACCGGTGTCGTCGTCGATCCCGCCTCGCTCGGACTCGTCGGACGTGTTCGGGAGGAGCAGGCCCTGTTCGACCTCTACGTCGCGCGGGTCGACGATCCCGAAGTGATCCCAGATCCCGCCGAGGTCAGCGAGGCCGAGTGGGTCGTGCCGGCCACGGTCTTCGCCCGCACCGGTGCGGGGGAGATGGCCGGGCCATGGGTGCGGCGCCTGCGGGAGCTCGGTGATGCTCTTCGCGCCCGGCTCGCGACCTGA